The Papaver somniferum cultivar HN1 chromosome 3, ASM357369v1, whole genome shotgun sequence genome includes a region encoding these proteins:
- the LOC113355300 gene encoding adenylate isopentenyltransferase 5, chloroplastic-like, with protein sequence MQISLSVCKEVYLNFPASPSMTDSFNRWQRKVKVVVVMGATGTGKSRLSIDLATLFHSEVVNSDKMQVYHGLDITTNKVTDEEQCGVPHHLLGIIDPDSDFTATDFSHFASLAAGSIASRDRLPIIVGGSNSYIESLVDDEELEFRSNFECCFLWVDVSLPVLNSFVSTRVDQMIELGLIDEVRKIFDPKADYNRGIRRAIGVPELDRFLRAESSGADYETRARLLEAAINEIKANTCKLAARQLEKIRRLSSLPGWNIHRLDATEAFIKSGRESDEAWDNLVAGPSSTIVRRFLYADQHRTTPIKSKPGMIPSAIPAAVMGAAVAAVGR encoded by the coding sequence ATGCAGATTTCACTTTCAGTGTGCAAAGAAGTTTATCTGAACTTTCCGGCCAGTCCGAGCATGACCGACTCATTCAACCGTTGGCAACGGAAAGTAAAGGTCGTGGTAGTGATGGGGGCCACCGGTACAGGAAAATCAAGACTCTCGATCGATTTGGCAACCCTGTTCCACTCCGAGGTCGTAAACTCGGACAAAATGCAAGTTTATCATGGACTGGATATCACTACGAATAAAGTTACAGATGAAGAACAGTGCGGAGTTCCGCACCATTTACTAGGCATCATCGACCCCGATTCCGACTTCACGGCTACCGACTTCAGCCATTTTGCTTCCTTAGCAGCTGGTTCGATTGCGTCTCGTGACCGGCTCCCAATCATCGTTGGGGGCTCGAATTCATATATCGAATCATTGGTGGACGACGAAGAACTCGAGTTCCGTTCGAATTTCGAGTGTTGCTTCCTCTGGGTGGACGTATCGCTGCCGGTTCTTAACTCTTTCGTATCAACTAGAGTTGATCAGATGATCGAACTTGGATTGATCGATGAAGTCAGAAAGATATTCGATCCTAAAGCGGACTATAACAGGGGGATAAGACGCGCAATTGGGGTCCCCGAGCTGGACCGTTTCTTACGAGCCGAATCTAGTGGCGCAGATTACGAAACGCGCGCACGATTACTCGAGGCAGCCATAAATGAGATCAAGGCTAACACCTGCAAATTAGCTGCTCGTCAGTTGGAAAAGATCCGACGGCTAAGTTCACTTCCGGGATGGAACATACACCGTCTAGATGCAACGGAGGCTTTCATAAAGAGCGGTAGAGAATCCGATGAAGCATGGGATAATCTTGTAGCTGGACCTAGTTCGACAATCGTCAGACGTTTCCTTTACGCCGATCAGCATCGAACGACCCCAATTAAATCGAAACCCGGCATGATTCCGTCGGCAATTCCCGCGGCTGTGATgggtgctgctgttgcagccgtGGGTCGTTGA